A DNA window from Fusobacterium sp. contains the following coding sequences:
- a CDS encoding MerR family transcriptional regulator — MTFDEIKKYYNITDEIIQEYKNWGFSRIEKNGKNNSELEKLKLIMILRDSGFNAKEIENYMKIEFKDGRADAKKMKLLNDKRNQLLDKIHTYEKQLGNLDYIRYEIRKNIEGGI; from the coding sequence ATGACATTTGATGAAATAAAAAAATATTATAATATAACTGATGAGATTATTCAAGAATATAAAAATTGGGGTTTTTCCAGAATAGAAAAAAATGGTAAGAATAATTCAGAGCTGGAGAAATTAAAATTAATTATGATATTGAGAGACAGTGGCTTTAATGCAAAAGAGATTGAAAATTATATGAAGATAGAATTTAAAGATGGAAGAGCAGATGCAAAAAAAATGAAGCTGCTTAATGATAAAAGAAATCAATTATTGGATAAAATCCATACATATGAAAAACAACTGGGGAATTTAGATTACATTAGATATGAGATTCGTAAAAATATAGAAGGAGGAATTTAA
- a CDS encoding cupin domain-containing protein codes for MKKEDFEKINIFGTGKPNDAYAEYFIGNSFLNFLMEPGASSVFLANVTFEPRCRNNWHIHHADKGGGQILICTAGEGWYQEEGKEAVSLKPGMVIVISPEMKHWHGAKADSWFSHIAIEVPGENCSNEWCEPVTDEEYNKL; via the coding sequence ATGAAAAAAGAAGATTTTGAAAAAATAAATATCTTTGGAACAGGAAAGCCTAATGATGCTTATGCAGAATATTTTATAGGAAATTCATTTTTAAATTTTCTTATGGAGCCAGGAGCCTCTTCAGTATTTCTTGCAAATGTAACTTTTGAACCAAGATGCCGCAATAACTGGCATATTCATCATGCTGACAAAGGAGGAGGACAGATTTTAATCTGTACAGCTGGTGAGGGTTGGTATCAGGAAGAAGGAAAAGAGGCAGTAAGCCTTAAACCTGGAATGGTAATTGTTATTTCTCCAGAGATGAAACACTGGCATGGTGCAAAAGCAGATTCATGGTTCAGCCATATAGCTATAGAGGTACCAGGAGAAAATTGTTCAAATGAATGGTGTGAACCAGTTACTGATGAGGAATATAATAAATTATAA
- a CDS encoding cyclophilin-like fold protein — protein sequence MSLKIILTGLIILFSIKAYSSERKIKFSFNDKEIIVALEDNRAAESLLKQLPLTLRFEDYSNTEKISYLPEKLDVSQAPDSCTPHTGDLTYYSPWGNLAFFYKDFGYSKGLILLGKIESGMEELKELDKALSVKIERMNK from the coding sequence ATGAGCTTAAAAATTATATTGACAGGATTGATAATACTTTTCTCAATAAAAGCTTACAGTTCAGAGAGAAAAATAAAATTTTCTTTCAATGATAAGGAAATAATAGTAGCTTTAGAAGATAATAGAGCAGCAGAAAGTTTATTAAAACAGCTGCCTTTAACACTGAGATTTGAAGATTACAGCAATACAGAAAAAATAAGCTATCTTCCTGAGAAGTTAGATGTAAGTCAGGCACCAGACAGTTGTACTCCTCATACTGGTGATTTAACTTATTATTCTCCATGGGGAAATCTAGCATTTTTTTATAAAGATTTTGGATATTCTAAAGGACTTATATTATTAGGAAAAATAGAAAGCGGAATGGAAGAATTAAAAGAGCTTGATAAAGCTCTGTCTGTAAAAATTGAAAGAATGAATAAATAG
- a CDS encoding LysR family transcriptional regulator: MEIRVLKYFLMVAREENITRAAALLYITQPTLSRQLMQLEEELGVKLFHRSKHRIILTGDGMLLKRRAEEIVSLADKTEREFFQKDENLIGELVIGSGELQSSQFLSMLLASFYKKHPQVYYEIYSGNSDNIKERIERGILDMGLLVEPVDTSRYEFIRFPIKEEWGILVSENSELAGKKSVTSKDLINIPLIMTKRETLQKELKNWFGIYSEQIEVVASGNLLYNMAAMVKNRMGAVITLKLDCKYNELSFVPLSPKLESTTVLVWKKNQASSPIASAFIEHVKKYVSSIFNDTI; encoded by the coding sequence TTAATGGTAGCAAGAGAAGAAAATATTACTAGAGCAGCAGCTCTTTTGTATATTACACAACCTACTCTTTCCAGGCAACTGATGCAGCTTGAAGAAGAACTTGGAGTAAAGCTTTTCCATAGAAGCAAACATCGCATAATTTTAACTGGTGATGGAATGCTGTTGAAACGGAGAGCTGAGGAAATTGTTTCTCTTGCTGATAAAACAGAACGAGAATTCTTTCAAAAGGATGAAAATCTTATTGGAGAGCTTGTAATTGGCAGTGGGGAGCTGCAAAGTTCACAGTTTTTATCTATGCTGCTTGCTTCTTTTTATAAGAAACATCCTCAGGTATATTATGAAATTTATAGTGGAAACTCAGACAATATCAAAGAAAGAATTGAAAGAGGAATTCTTGATATGGGGCTGCTGGTAGAACCTGTTGATACCAGTAGATATGAATTTATAAGATTTCCTATAAAAGAGGAGTGGGGAATACTTGTAAGTGAAAATTCAGAACTTGCTGGAAAAAAAAGTGTAACTTCTAAAGATTTAATCAATATACCATTGATTATGACTAAACGTGAAACTTTACAAAAGGAATTAAAAAACTGGTTTGGAATATATTCAGAGCAGATTGAAGTTGTTGCCAGTGGAAATCTTCTGTATAACATGGCAGCTATGGTAAAAAATAGAATGGGGGCTGTTATTACTTTGAAACTGGATTGTAAATATAATGAACTTTCTTTTGTTCCTCTTTCTCCCAAATTGGAATCAACTACAGTATTGGTATGGAAGAAGAATCAAGCTTCTTCTCCAATTGCTTCAGCATTTATTGAACATGTTAAAAAATACGTTTCAAGCATTTTTAATGATACAATCTAA